The region GCGCTGTTCCCCTCCGACCTCGGCGTCGGCCTCGCCTCCCTCACCCGCGAGCGGATCGCCGAAATGCGGACGGCGGACGGGGTGGCCGAGCAGCGCGGGCCGGGGATCGGCCTGCCGGTGGTCAGGGACGAGACGGCGGCCGGGGTCCCGGTCCGGATCTACCGCCCGGAGCCCGGCGGGCACCCGCTGCCGGTGCTCGTCTACTTCCACGGCGGCGGCTGGGTCTTCGGCAGCGTCGAGCGCAACGACGCCCTCGCGCGGGATCTCGCCGCGCGCACCGGCGCCGTGGTGGTCTCAGTGGACTACCGCCTCGCGCCCGAGCATCCGTTCCCGGCGGCGGCCGACGACGCCTTCGCGGTGGTCCGCGACGTGCACGACCGGCCTGGCTTCTACGGCGGCGACGCCGGCCGGGTCGCGGTCGTCGGCGACAGCGCCGGCGGCAACCTCGCGGCGGTGGCCGCGTGGCTCGCCCGGGACGCGGGCCTCCGTCTCCGCCACCAGGTGCTGATCTATCCGATCGCCGACGTCGCCGGCGACACGCCCAGCTACCGGGCGAACGAGAAGGGGTTCGGGCTGGAAGCCGCGGAGATGAGGTGGTTCGTCGAGCAGTACGCGGGCGGCGCCGATCCGCGCGACCCCCGTCTGGCGCCGCTCCACCTGCCGGACAAGTCGGGCCTCGCGCCCGCGACGGTGATCACGGCCGAGTACGACCCGCTGCGCGACGAGGGCGCCGCCTACGCGCGGGCGCTCGCGGAGGCCGGTGTGCCGGTGGAGCACCGGTGCTTCGAGGGCGCGCTGCACGGCTTCCTCGGCCTGCCCGGGTTCTTCGACCAGGCGGTCGAGGGCCGCGACCTCCTCACCGCGCGCCTCAAGGAGGCGTTCGCCTGACCCGCGCCCCCGCGAGCGCTCAGAAGCTTCTCGGCAGGCCGAGGACCTGGGTGGCCAGGTGGTTCAGCAGCAGTTCCTCGGTGACCGGGGCGATCCTGCCGATCCTGGCGTCGGCGAGCAGCCGGGCCACGGGATACTCCAGGGAGTAGGCCATGCCGCCGTGGGTCTGGAACGCGGCGTCCGCCGCCTCCCACGCGGCCCGCGAGGCGGTCAGCTTGGCGATGTTGGCCTCGGTGCCGCAGGGCAGCCCGTTGTCGAAGGACCAGGCCGCCTTGTACAGCATCAGCCTGGTCAGCTCGATCTCGGCCTTGACCCGCGCCAGCGGGAACGCGACCGCCTGGTTGGCGCCGATCGGGCGGCCGAAGACCTCCCGCTGCTTCGCGTAGTCCACCCCCACCCGCAACGCCACCTCGGCCGCGCCGAGCGCGCTCGCGGCCAGCAGGATCCGCTCGGGGTTCAGCACGTCCCACAGCACCGCGACGCCCCGGTCCACCTCGCCGAGCACGCTGGACGCGGGCAGCCGCAGGTCGTCGATGAAAACCATGTTGGACGGCGTGGTGTTCGCGCCCATCTTGGGGATGGGCCGGTAGGTCAGGCTGCCCGCCCGCACCGCCTCGGGCACGTCGACCAGGAACACCGTCAGCCCGTCGGTGCGGGGCCGGGCCCGCTCCGCCGGGATCGTCCGGGTGACCAGCAGCATCCGGGCGGCCCGCTGCACCCCGGTGATCCACACCTTCTGGCCGTTGACCACGAAGTCCGGGCCGTCGCGCCGGGCGAAGGTCGAGATCGCCAGGGAGTTGGACCCGGCGTCCGGCTCGGTCAGCGCGAAGCACGTCTCCATCTCCCCCGTCGCCAGCTTCGGCAGCAGGGCGGCCCGCTGCCCGGCCGAGCCGTGCCTGGCCAGCGTGAGCGCCCCGAACCCCGGCGTCAGCACGTACATGAACGCCGAGCCCCCGGCCGAGCCCGAGGCCGACAGGGTCTCGGTGGCCACCGCGAGTTCGAGCAGGCCCTGGCCCGCCCCGCCGTGTTCCTCCGGGACGGCCAGGCCGAGCCAGCCGCCCTTGGCGAGATCCGCCCACACCTCCTCCGGCCAGCGCTTCTCCGTCTCGCAGCGCTGCCAGTAGGCCATGTCGTACCGTGCGCAGACGTCCGCGACGCCGCGCCGCACCGCCTGCGCGCTCTCCGGCAGGGTGAAGTCCATGCCGTCACTGTAGATCCGTCACCGGAGGGCGGCGTCCGCCCGCGGGCGGCGGGCGTGGTAGACGAACGCGGGCGGCAGGTTGCGCCATACGGTGCGGCCCGCCACCACCTCCTCGAAGGAGGCGGTCAGCGCGCGGCGGAAGCGCAGCGCGGCGGGCAGCGCGCGGGCGTGGACGTAGGAGAAGGTCGTGAACGCGCCGCCCGGGGCGAGCGCGCCGACCGCCGCGCGTAGCAGCGTGGCCTGGTGACCGGCGGAGAACGCCGCCCAGGGCAGCCCGCTGACGATCACGTCGGCCGCGGCCAGCCCCCGCTCGGCGAGCAGGGCGGGCAGGTCCGCGGCGCTGCCGACGACCAGGTCGACCTCCGGGTGGCGGGCCGACAGCCGTCCCGCCAGGAGCGGGTTGATCTCGACGGCCAGATGGCGTCCCCGTCCCGCGAGCCGCCGCCGGATCTCGGCGGTGAAGGGCCCGGTGCCCGGTCCCAGCTCCACCACGACGGGTTCGCCCCCCTCGGGCACCGGTGCGCACACCGCCCGCGACAACCGGCGCGAGCTGGGCGCGACCGCTCCGGTCGCGGCCGGGGAGCGCAGGAACTGGCCGAGGAGGACCGCTGACTCACTGTTCATGCCGGTCACGCTAGGCCGGGCCACGGCCCGATCCGCCCGCGGTACGGGCCGACCTGGTGGCCGGTCGGCGTACGAAGAGCGGCCAGAAGGAGGAGGCGTGATCCTCCGGCCGGAGGAGCGGCGCCACCCCGGGAGTTCGGTAGCGTTCCCCCATGCGGCGGCCCTTCTCGCGTGGCCCGGTCCTCGACGTCTTCCTCGCGGTGAGCGGGACCGGTCTCGACGTGCTGGTCAGCGCGGGATCCTGGACGGGCCGCAGCGGTCCGGCCCCGGTGTGGGTGGGGCTGGGGCTCGCGCTGCTGGCCGGGCTGCCGATGGGGCTGGTGCGCCGCTGGCCCGGCCCGGTGGCTGTCTACCTGGCCGCGCTGCTGGTGGTCTGCGACCAGGTCGGCGCGTTCACCGTCAACACCGTCCAGATCCTGCTGCCCATCGCCGTCGGCGTGCTGGCCCGGGGGCGCGGCCGGCGCTGGACGGCGCCGGTGGCCGTGCTCGCCGTCGCCGCGACGGCCGTGAACCTCGCCGACCCCGGCATCGCGCTCACCGCGAACACCTGGTTCTACTCGGTCGGCCTGATCGCCGCCCCGGTGCTGATCGGCGGTTATCTGCGTACGCAGGCGGGGCGGCGCCGGGAGGACCCGGCCCCGCTGCTCGACCTCCTCCTCGCCGGCGGCGGGGTGGCGCTGGCGGTGCTCACCACCTGGCCGTACTGGCACAGCGGGGTGCCGCCGGTGTGGGCGGTCGCGCTCGGGGTCATGCTCGCGGGGCTCGCGCTGGGCGTCGTGCGGCATCTGCCCGGCGCGGTCCTGCTGCTGGAGAGCCTCACGCTGGTCGCCGCCGACCAGTACGTCCCGAGGACCGGCAACAGCCTGCAGCTGCTCGCCCTGGTGGCCCTCGGGGTGTTCGCGACCCGCGCCGCCTGGCCGTGGCTCGCCGCGGCGTATGCGCTGACCTGCTCGGTCTCCGCCGTCGTGACCGTGGACGACCCCGCCGACGTCACCCCGTTCCGGGTGGTGGCGCTGATGACGATGGTGACCGCACCGGTGGCGATCGGCCGGTACGCCGGCGCGCGGCAGGCGCAGGCCCGGCACGCGGCCGAACTGGCCGCCGAGCGGGCCAGAGCCGGGCGGCTGGCCGAGCGGGAGCGGATCGCCCGCGAGGTCCACGACGTCGTGGCCCACCACGTAGGGGCGATGGTCCTGCGGGCGAGCGCGGCGCAGTACGCCGGGGCGGACGGCCCGGCCGCCGAGGCGCTGGCCGACATCCGGGAGACCGGGCACCGCGTCCTTGCGGACCTGCGCGGGCTGCTCACCGTGCTGCGCGATCCCGCCGAGGCGCTGCGCGACGACCTCCCGCTCGTGGACATGCTCGCCGACCCCGGCGACGTGCTGCGGGACGCGGTGGCGCGGATGTCGGCGGCCGGCCTGCAGGTGGACCTGCGGCAGTCGCCCGAGGCGGGCCTGGCCCCGCTGGTGCTGCGCGCGGCGGCGGCCAGGATCGTCCAGGAGGGGCTCACCAACGTGCTGAAACACGCGGGGCCCGGCGCCCGCGCCGAGGTCGGCGTGCGGACGCGCGAGGGCGCGCTGGTGGTGGAGGTGCGCAACGGCCCCGGTCCGGCCCGCCCGCCGGAGGCGCTGCCGTCCCACGGCCAGGGCATCGCGGGCATGCGGGAGCGGGCCAGAGCCTTCGGGGGGCGCGTCACCGCCGGCCCGGCCGGGGACGGCGGGTGGCGGCTGACCGCCTCGCTGCCCATCCCGCCCGAAGGTGCGTGTGAGAGCCCGCCCGACCGCCGTATGAGGGGGAGACTCGCGTGATCCGCGTCGTCGTCGCCGACGACCAGGCCCTCGTTCGGGCCGGCGTCCGCATGATGCTGGAGGCGGCCGGGGACATGGAGGTGTGCGGCGAGGCCGCCGACGGCGCCGAGGCCGTACGGCTGGCCGAGCGGCACCGTCCCGACGTCGTGCTGATGGACCTGCGCATGCCGCGCGTCGACGGGCTGGAGGCCACCCGCAGGATCCTCGCCGCCCGGCCGTCCGCCCGGATCGTCGTGCTCACCACGTTCGCCGAGGACGAGAACCTCTACGCCGCGCTGGGCGCGGGCGCGCTCGGGTTCCTCGTCAAGGACGACCCGCCCGCCCACATGGTCGAGGCCGTGCGGCGGGCCGCGGCGGGGGAGCCCCTGCTCGCGCCGTCGGTCCTGCGGCGGGTCGTCGAGCGGGCCCTGGCCGCCGAGCGGCAGACGCTGCCGCCGCCCGCGGCCCTGACCGAGCGCGAGGCGCAGGTGCTGACGCTGATCGGTGTGGGCCTGTCCAACGCGGAGATCGCCGGGCGGCTGCACGTGGGCGTCACGACCGTGAAGAGCCACGTCGCCGCGCTCATCGAGAAGCTGGGCCTGCGCAACCGCGCGCAGGCGGCGGTGATGGCGCACCGGTTCGGGTTGGTGGACGCCGCCTTCACCCCCGTGGCTCCTTCGCGGGAGGGCCCCCGCCGGTGATCGGTCACAAGCGACCGTTTAGCCGCTCCCAAGGTCGTGTGAAGCGGGCGTCGAGAGGGCCCTCCTAGCGTCTGTGTCAGGCGCCCGATCGGGTGCCTCCCCATCGCAGAACGCGCCGTCCCCGGACGGCGGGAGGGATCACCATGTCCAAGATCAGAATCGACGACATCGCGGCGGCCGGGCCGGAGCTCGACGAGGGAGACCTCCGCTTCGTCAACGGCGGCCGGAAGTTCGAGTGGTCGAGCCAGGTCATGACCCCGGACGGCAGCATCGACGCCAAGGACCTCGACTTCTGAGCGACCGCTTCCGAGTGACCGCGCGGGGCGCCCTTCCGGCGCCCCGCGCCCGATCAGGAAGCCCGATCAGGAAGCCGGCCCAGAAAGGGCGAGAGATGTCCGGCGAAATACTCATCCTCACGATCGACGGAGACTCCCATGCGGAGCACGTGGCCCGTCTGCTGGCCGCGCGGGGGGCGGAAACGGTCGTCTTCGACCCGGCAGGCTATCCGGTCCGCGCGGTGCTCGACGCGGTTTACCACCGCGACGGGCGGGTGCGGCGGCGGCTGCGCACGGAGACGGCGGACGTCGATCTCGATCATCTGACGGCGTTGTGGTTCCGCCGTCCCCAGGCTCCCGTCGCGCATCCCGAGATCGCCGACCCGGTGGCACGTGCCCACATCGAGCAGGAGTGCGCGGCGTTCGCCGGAGACCTGTGGGAGCAGCTCGGCTGCCGCATGGTCCCCGCGCCCAGGGAGCGGGTGAGGCTGGCCCAGCGCAAGTCGTCACAGCTGGTCCTGGCCGGTCGTCTCGGATTCGAGCTGCCGGACACGCTGATCACCAACGACCCCGGCGAGTTCCTGGACTTCTACAACCGGCACCGGGGCCGCGTCATCACCAAGCCCCTGGGCGTTCCCACGAGGTCCCGCGCCGACGGCGAGGGCGTGGCCCGGATGTCGGAGCCGGTGTCCACCCGGGACGTGACGTACGCGGACGCGATCAGGTTCGGCCCGGTCGTCATCCAGGAGTACGTGCCCAAGCGGGTCGAACTGCGGGTGACCGTCGTGGGGCGGGCCGTCTTCGCGGCGGAGATCCACTCGCAGGAGAGCAATCACACGAGGCTCGACTGGCGCCGCTACGACCCGGGCGGCACCCGCCATGAGGTGCACGAGCTGCCGCCGGAGGTGGCCGGGCGCTGCGTGCGGATCGTGCGGCGGCTCGGCCTGCGCTACGGAGCGATCGATCTGATTCTCACTCCCGACGGGCGCTACGTCTTCCTCGAAGTCAACCCCAGTGGCCAGTGGCTCTGGATCGAGAAGGCCACGGGCCTGCCGATCGGCGCGGCGTTGTGTGATCTGTTGATGTACGGCACGGTCGGAGAGGAGACCGCGCATGCTGCCGGACGCCCTTGAAACCCTCCGCGGCCTGGACGGCGTCGACCCGTCCGAGGCCCGGGAGCGCCTGCGGGAGCTGCGGGAGCGCCACCCCGGTGTGCGCTTCCGGCTGCTGTGGCAGCGGGAGGACTACGACGACTCGCTCCACTACGACCTTCTGATCAAACGGCCGGGGGAGGGGACCGTGTCGCTGTCCTGGTGCCCCGACCGCGCCCTGCCCTGGCCCCTGCGGGGCGTGCAGCGAGCCGGAGAGATGCTGCTGCTGCGGATCGACGGAGTCGGGGTCAAGGTGGCCGACGCGGTCGCCTGGCTCGACTTCCTGTGGGACGAGGCCCGGCTGGTGGACCGGATCGCCGCCGCCGCCCTTGTCCAGGCGGAGATGGAGGAGGCGCCGGTAGAGCTCTCCGGCGACGAGGTCCAGGAGGCGGTGGACGCGTTCCGGCGCGCCCGGGGACTGCTCACCGCGGAACGGACGCGCGAGTGGATGGACCGCCGCTCCCTCACTGCGGTGGATCTCCAGGAGCTGGTCGCGGGGGAGGTGGCCGCCGCCCGCGTCCGCGAGCGGGTCACGGCCGGACGGGTCGAGCCGTACTTCGAGGAGCACCGGGAGGAGTTCGGCACGGCCCGGGTCGCCCGCCTCACCTTTCCCGGCTCCGAGGCGGCCCGGCGGGCGGCGGCCGAGATCGACGCCGGAGCCGGCTTCTTCGCGCTGGCGGAGGGGGCGCGCGGCGCCCGGCTGGTCGTCGAGGACGTGCCCGCGGCCGAGACGGGCGGCGCCCGCCCCGGCGACGTCGTCTCGCCCGCCCCGGACGTCCTGCTCAAGGTGCTCTCGGTGGCCGGCGCCGAGCTCGACGCGGGCACGCGCCGCCGCGTCGAACGGCGGGTCTTCGACCTGTGGATCGACGAACGCCGCCGGGCCGCGAAGATCGAATGGTTCTGGGGAACCACGGCGCGGACCGGCACGCGGTGAACAGGCGGATCTTTCGCGCCGAGGCGCTGCGCCGCCACGCCGCCCCGCCGTCCGCCCCGGCCGCTGTGAAGGAGGTCGGCGACCGTGCGCTCGTCCTGCTCTGGTGCGCGGTCGCGGTGCTCGCCTCGGGGCTGGCCGTGCTCACCGCTGCGGTCCTGGGGGGTGGCGGGTGAGACGGGTCCCGGTCCTTCTGCAGAGCTCGGCGACCGAGTGCGGCGCGGCCTGCCTGGCCGTGATCCTGTCCTTCCACGGCCACCGCACCACCGTGCAGGAGGTCGCCGACCGCCTCCAGGTGGGCCGGGACGGCCTGAGCGCGCTGGCCGTCGTCCGCGCCGCGCGGGAGTTCGGCCTGAAGGCCAGGGCGTTCTCGCTGGAGCCGGTCGGCCTCGGGCGGGTGCCCATGCCCGCGATCGTCCACTGGGAGTTCCAGCACTTCGTGGTGGTGGAGCGGTGGACCCCCGATCACGTGGACATCGTGGACCCCGGCCAGGGACGCAGGCGGCTCACGCCCGCCGAGTTCGACGCCGGGTTCACCGGCGTGCTGCTGGCGTTCGAGCCGGAGGCCGGGTTCCGCCGCGGCCGGTCCGGCGCCGCGCGGGCGTGGCGGCGCGACTTCCTGCGCCCCCTGGTGTTCCGCAGGAAGGGCCTGCTCACCCAGGTGCTCGCGGCGTCGGTGCTGCTCCAGGTGCTCGGCCTGGGGCTCGCGACGGCGTTCCAGGTCGTCGTCGACCGGGTCCTCCCACGCGGGGACTCCGGGCTTCTCGCGCTCCTCGGCGTGGCCGTGCTGGTCGCCGTGGTCACCCAGTTCGCGGTGGGCTACCTGCGTTCGGTGCTGCTCGTCGCGCTCCGCTCGCGCACCGACGGTGAGGTGACGCGGAATCTGGTGTCGCACCTTGTCGCGCTGCCGTACCGGTACTTCGCGGTGCGCGGCAAGGGAGATCTGGTGAACCGGTCGAACAGCGTCGTCGCCCTGCGCGAGACGCTGACCGGGCAGATCCTCTCGTCGTTGCTCGACGGGCCGCTCGCCCTGGTCTACCTGCTGCTCGTCTTCGCCCGGGACCCGGTCTTCGGCGCCTTCCTCGCGCTGCTCGCCGCGGGGCAGGCCGCCCTCCTGCTCGGCACCGCCCGCCGGGTGGGCGAGCTGACCAGGCGCGAGCTGGCCGCTCTCGCCGTCACGCAGGGCCGGCTGATGGAGGCCGTCGGCGGCATCGAGACGCTCAAGGCGTCCGGGGCCGAGCCGCGGGCGATGCGGCGCTGGTCGGACCTGTTCGCCCGGCAACTCGACGCCGACGTGCGGGGAGGGCTCGTCCGGGGGCTCGTCGAGGCGGCGCTCGGGGCGGTGCGCCATCTCGCGCCGCTGGGGCTGCTGTGGGTCGGCGCGTGGCGGGTGCTCGACGGGTCGCTGAGCCTCGGGACGCTGCTCGCGCTGAACGCCCTGGCCACCGCCGCGCTCACCCCGATCGGCGCGCTGATGACCAGCCTGCGCGGCCTTCAGCAGGCCGGGGCGCACTTCGACCGGCTGTCGGACATCCTCGCCGCCGAGCCCGAGCCGTCGACGGGGATCGAGGTGCTGCGGCTGCGCGGCGGCATCGAGCTGCGCGGGGTGTGTTTCCGCCACGACCCGCGCGGCTCGTGGACCCTGCGCGACGTCTCACTGGTCGTGCGGCCGGGGCAGAAGGTCGCGCTGGTCGGTCCCTCGGGATCGGGCAAGAGCACGCTCGCCCGCCTCCTGCTCGCCCTGTACCAGCCGACGGCCGGGGAGATCCGGTACGACGGCGTTCCCGCGGCCGAGCTCAACCCGCGATCGCTGCGCCGCCAGTTCGGCGTGGTCACCCAGGAGCCGTCGCTGTTCACCGGGACGATCCGGGAGAACATCGCGCTCAACCTCCCCGAGGCCGGCCTGGACCGGATCGCCGAGGCGGCCCGGATCGCGGGCCTGCACGACGAGATCATGGCGATGCCGATGGGCTACGAGACGATCCTGGTCGAGGGCGGCGGCCTGTCGGGTGGGCAGCGCCAGCGTCTCGCCCTGGCCCGCGCGCTGCTGCCCCGCCCCAGGGTGCTGCTGCTCGACGAGGCGACCAGCAACCTGGACAGCGCGACCGAGGCCGGCATCGAGGCGCGGCTGTCCCGCCTGACGCAGACCCGCATCGTGATCGCGCACCGGCTGAGCACGGTGCGGGACGCCGACCTGATCCTGGTCGTCGAGGGCGGCATGGTGGTGGAGCGGGGCACCCACGAGGAACTGCTGGCCCTGCGCGGGCGCTACACCCGGCTCGTCGCCGCGCAGACGGCCCCCGCCCCGGCCGCCGCTCCGCGGAACGGCCGGGATACCGGCATGTAGGGTCTGGGGCGTGAACGCTGCCGAGGACCGGATCTGGACGGTTCCCAACCTGCTGAGCGCGCTGCGGCTGCTCGGCGTCCCCGTCTTCCTCTGGCTCGTGCTGGGCCCCCGGGCCGACGGATGGGCCGTCGCGCTGCTGATGCTCGCGGGCTTCAGCGACTGGCTCGACGGCAAGCTCGCCCGCGCGTGGAACCAGACCAGCAGGCTCGGCCGCCTCATCGACCCGCTCGCCGACCGGCTCTACATCCTCGCCACGCTGGTCGGCCTGGTCCTGCGGGGCGTCATCCCCTGGTGGCTGGCGCTCGCGGTGCCGCTGCGCGACATCCTGCTGCTGTGGATGCCGCCCGTCCTGCGGCGGCACGGCTACGGCCCGGCCCTGCCCGTCCACTTCCTTGGCAAGGCCGGCACCGCCGCCCTCATGTACGCGTTCCCGCTGCTGTTCCTCGCCTCCCACGAGGGCTGGTACGCCGAGATTGCCGCGATCTTCGGATGGGCCTTCGCCATCTGGGGAACTGGTCTGTATTGGTGGGCGGGGGTGTTGTATGTCGTACAGGTGCGCCAGCTAACGAAGGGGTGACCCGTGAAGGCCGTCGTCATGGCGGGCGGGGAGGGGACACGGCTGCGGCCGATGACCGCCAACCAGCCCAAGCCCCTGCTGCCCATCATCAACCGGCCGATCATGGAGCACGTGCTGCGGCTGCTCAGACGGCACGGATACACCGAGGTCGTGGTGACCGTGCAGTTCCTCGCGGCGCTCATCCGCAACTACTTCGGCGACGGCGACGAGCTCGGCATGACCCTCCACTACGCCACGGAGGACGTCCCCCTCGGCACGGCGGGCAGCGTGAAGAACGCCGCCGACAAGCTCCGCGAGGACCGGTTCCTGGTCATCTCCGGAGACGCGCTCACCGACATCGACCTGACCGACATGCTCCGCTTCCACCGGGAGAACCGGGCGCTGGTCACGATCGGGCTCAAGCGCGTGCCCAACCCGCTGGAGTTCGGGATCATCATCGTCGACGAGAACGGCCGCATCCAGCGCTTCCTGGAGAAGCCGACCTGGGGGCAGGTGTTCTCCGACACGGTCAACACCGGCGTCTACATCATGGAGCCGTCGGTCCTCGACGAGATCGCCCCCGGCCAGCCGGTCGACTGGTCGTCCGACATCTTCCCCCTCCTGCTGGAGCGGGGCTGCCGGCTGTTCGGCTACGTCGCCGAGGGCTACTGGGAGGACGTCGGCACGCACGAGAGCTACCTCAAGGCGCAGGCCGACGTGCTGGAGGGCAAGGTCAAGGTCGACTTCGACGCCTTCGAGCTGGCCCCGGGCGTGTGGGTCGCCGAGGGCGCCTCCGTCGACCCCGAGGCGGTGCTCAAGGGGCCCCTCTACATCGGCGACTACGCCAAGGTCGAGGCAGGGGCCGAGCTGCGGGAGTACACCGTGCTCGGCAGCAACGCGGTGGTCAAGGAGGGCGCCTTCCTGCACCGCGCGGTGGTCAGCGACAACGTGTACGTCGGCCCCGCCGCGCACCTGCGCGGATGCGTGATCGGCAAGAACACCGACATCATGACCGGCGCCCGGATCGAGGAGAACGCCGTCGTCGGCGACGAGTGCGTCATCGAGGCCGAGGCGTACGTCTCCTCCGGGGTGAAGATCTACCCGTTCAAGACGATCGAGGCCGGCACCGTCGTCAACACCAGCGTGATCTGGGAGTCGCGCGGCCAGCGCAGCCTGTTCGGCCCCCGGGGCGTCTCCGGGCTGGTCAACGTGGAGATCACCCCCGAGCTGTGCGTACGGCTCGCCAGCGCGTACGCGACGACCCTGAAGAAGGGCGACACGGTGGTCACCGCCCGCGACGCCTCACGCGCGGCGCGGGCGCTGAAGCGCGCGGTGATCAGCGCGCTGAACTCCAGCGCGATCAACGTCGTCGACCTGGAGGCCGCCGCCCTGCCGGTGGCCCGGTTCAACACCTCCCGCGAGAACGTCAAGGGCGGCATCTTCCTGCGCACGACCGCGGGCGACCCGCAGAGCGTGGACATCGTGTTCATGGACGAGACGGGCTCTGACCTGTCGCAGGCGGCGCAGCGCAAGCTGGAGCGGGTCTTCACCCGGCAGGAGTACCGGCGGGCCTTCCCCGGCGAGATCGCCGAGCTGACGTTCCCGGCCAGGGCCGTCGACACCTACGCCAGGGAACTGCTGGCCTGCGTCGACATGTACGGCGTGAAGGACGCCGAGATGAAGGTCGTGGTCGACTGCGCCGGCGGCACGTCCTCGCTCGTGCTGCCCAGCCTGCTCGGCCGGGCCGGGGTCGACGTGCTGACCGTGAACAACCGCCTCGACGACGCCTCGCCCACCGAGACCCTCGCCGAGCGCCGCCGCGACCTGCAGCGCCTGGCGGACCTGGTCGCCTCCGCCCGGGCCGCCTTCGGCGTACGGTTCGACCCGGTGGGGGAGCGGGTCTCTCTGGTCGACGAGATGGGCCAGCTCATCAGCGAGGAGCGGGCGCTGCTCGTCGTGCTCGACCTGGTCGCGGCCGAGCGGCGCGGCGGCCGGGTGGCGCTGCCGGTCACCACGACGAGGGTGGCGGAGATGGTGTGCCGCTTCCACGGCGTGCAGGTCGACTGGACGGCCACCAGCCTCGACACGCTGACCCGGGCGGCCCGGCACCCCGACACGATCTTCGCGGGCGACGGCCGGGGCGGCTTCATCGTCCCGGAGTTCGGGCCGACCCTGGACGGCCTGGCGGTGTTCCTGCGCCTGCTCGGCCTGGTCGCGCGCACCCGGCTGTCGCTCAGCCAGATCGACGCCCGTATCCCGGAGGCCAGGCTGCTGAAGCGGACCGTGCCGACGCCGTGGGCGCACAAGGGGGCCGTGATGCGCTCGGTCGTCGAGGCCGCCGAGGGCCACCGCCTGGACACCA is a window of Microbispora sp. NBC_01189 DNA encoding:
- a CDS encoding alpha/beta hydrolase, whose protein sequence is MALHPQAAAYLALFPSDLGVGLASLTRERIAEMRTADGVAEQRGPGIGLPVVRDETAAGVPVRIYRPEPGGHPLPVLVYFHGGGWVFGSVERNDALARDLAARTGAVVVSVDYRLAPEHPFPAAADDAFAVVRDVHDRPGFYGGDAGRVAVVGDSAGGNLAAVAAWLARDAGLRLRHQVLIYPIADVAGDTPSYRANEKGFGLEAAEMRWFVEQYAGGADPRDPRLAPLHLPDKSGLAPATVITAEYDPLRDEGAAYARALAEAGVPVEHRCFEGALHGFLGLPGFFDQAVEGRDLLTARLKEAFA
- a CDS encoding acyl-CoA dehydrogenase family protein; translated protein: MDFTLPESAQAVRRGVADVCARYDMAYWQRCETEKRWPEEVWADLAKGGWLGLAVPEEHGGAGQGLLELAVATETLSASGSAGGSAFMYVLTPGFGALTLARHGSAGQRAALLPKLATGEMETCFALTEPDAGSNSLAISTFARRDGPDFVVNGQKVWITGVQRAARMLLVTRTIPAERARPRTDGLTVFLVDVPEAVRAGSLTYRPIPKMGANTTPSNMVFIDDLRLPASSVLGEVDRGVAVLWDVLNPERILLAASALGAAEVALRVGVDYAKQREVFGRPIGANQAVAFPLARVKAEIELTRLMLYKAAWSFDNGLPCGTEANIAKLTASRAAWEAADAAFQTHGGMAYSLEYPVARLLADARIGRIAPVTEELLLNHLATQVLGLPRSF
- a CDS encoding class I SAM-dependent methyltransferase — translated: MNSESAVLLGQFLRSPAATGAVAPSSRRLSRAVCAPVPEGGEPVVVELGPGTGPFTAEIRRRLAGRGRHLAVEINPLLAGRLSARHPEVDLVVGSAADLPALLAERGLAAADVIVSGLPWAAFSAGHQATLLRAAVGALAPGGAFTTFSYVHARALPAALRFRRALTASFEEVVAGRTVWRNLPPAFVYHARRPRADAALR
- a CDS encoding sensor histidine kinase, translating into MRRPFSRGPVLDVFLAVSGTGLDVLVSAGSWTGRSGPAPVWVGLGLALLAGLPMGLVRRWPGPVAVYLAALLVVCDQVGAFTVNTVQILLPIAVGVLARGRGRRWTAPVAVLAVAATAVNLADPGIALTANTWFYSVGLIAAPVLIGGYLRTQAGRRREDPAPLLDLLLAGGGVALAVLTTWPYWHSGVPPVWAVALGVMLAGLALGVVRHLPGAVLLLESLTLVAADQYVPRTGNSLQLLALVALGVFATRAAWPWLAAAYALTCSVSAVVTVDDPADVTPFRVVALMTMVTAPVAIGRYAGARQAQARHAAELAAERARAGRLAERERIAREVHDVVAHHVGAMVLRASAAQYAGADGPAAEALADIRETGHRVLADLRGLLTVLRDPAEALRDDLPLVDMLADPGDVLRDAVARMSAAGLQVDLRQSPEAGLAPLVLRAAAARIVQEGLTNVLKHAGPGARAEVGVRTREGALVVEVRNGPGPARPPEALPSHGQGIAGMRERARAFGGRVTAGPAGDGGWRLTASLPIPPEGACESPPDRRMRGRLA
- a CDS encoding response regulator transcription factor produces the protein MIRVVVADDQALVRAGVRMMLEAAGDMEVCGEAADGAEAVRLAERHRPDVVLMDLRMPRVDGLEATRRILAARPSARIVVLTTFAEDENLYAALGAGALGFLVKDDPPAHMVEAVRRAAAGEPLLAPSVLRRVVERALAAERQTLPPPAALTEREAQVLTLIGVGLSNAEIAGRLHVGVTTVKSHVAALIEKLGLRNRAQAAVMAHRFGLVDAAFTPVAPSREGPRR
- a CDS encoding putative ATP-grasp target RiPP → MSKIRIDDIAAAGPELDEGDLRFVNGGRKFEWSSQVMTPDGSIDAKDLDF
- a CDS encoding MvdC/MvdD family ATP grasp protein; translated protein: MSGEILILTIDGDSHAEHVARLLAARGAETVVFDPAGYPVRAVLDAVYHRDGRVRRRLRTETADVDLDHLTALWFRRPQAPVAHPEIADPVARAHIEQECAAFAGDLWEQLGCRMVPAPRERVRLAQRKSSQLVLAGRLGFELPDTLITNDPGEFLDFYNRHRGRVITKPLGVPTRSRADGEGVARMSEPVSTRDVTYADAIRFGPVVIQEYVPKRVELRVTVVGRAVFAAEIHSQESNHTRLDWRRYDPGGTRHEVHELPPEVAGRCVRIVRRLGLRYGAIDLILTPDGRYVFLEVNPSGQWLWIEKATGLPIGAALCDLLMYGTVGEETAHAAGRP
- a CDS encoding TIGR04500 family putative peptide maturation system protein → MLPDALETLRGLDGVDPSEARERLRELRERHPGVRFRLLWQREDYDDSLHYDLLIKRPGEGTVSLSWCPDRALPWPLRGVQRAGEMLLLRIDGVGVKVADAVAWLDFLWDEARLVDRIAAAALVQAEMEEAPVELSGDEVQEAVDAFRRARGLLTAERTREWMDRRSLTAVDLQELVAGEVAAARVRERVTAGRVEPYFEEHREEFGTARVARLTFPGSEAARRAAAEIDAGAGFFALAEGARGARLVVEDVPAAETGGARPGDVVSPAPDVLLKVLSVAGAELDAGTRRRVERRVFDLWIDERRRAAKIEWFWGTTARTGTR